A region from the Pseudomonas sp. Teo4 genome encodes:
- a CDS encoding TerC family protein has protein sequence MEWLTSPEIWVAFFTLTALEIVLGIDNIIMISILVSRMPKHMQPRTRIFGLALAMVTRIMLLLSITWVMRLTADLFVVFGQGISGRDLILFFGGLFLLWKSSQEIYHGLEGEDESPEEPKGAGGKFFYTIIQIAIIDIVFSLDSVITAVGMVSHVPVMIAAIVVAVLVMMLCAGAISNFIDKHPSLKMLALSFLIVVGTVLIAESFDVHVPKGYVYFAMAFSLAVEAINIKMRTAMARKQGKEHDPVKLRKDIPGQ, from the coding sequence ATGGAATGGCTGACCAGCCCGGAAATCTGGGTTGCCTTTTTCACCCTCACCGCGCTTGAGATCGTTCTCGGTATCGACAACATCATCATGATCTCGATCCTGGTCAGCCGCATGCCCAAGCACATGCAGCCGCGTACCCGGATCTTCGGCCTGGCCCTGGCCATGGTCACGCGCATCATGCTGCTGCTGTCGATCACCTGGGTCATGCGCCTGACCGCCGACCTGTTCGTGGTCTTCGGCCAAGGTATTTCCGGTCGTGACCTGATCCTGTTCTTCGGTGGCCTGTTCCTGCTGTGGAAAAGCTCTCAGGAGATCTACCACGGCCTGGAAGGCGAAGATGAAAGCCCGGAAGAGCCCAAAGGCGCAGGCGGCAAGTTCTTCTACACCATCATCCAGATCGCCATCATCGACATCGTGTTCTCCCTGGACTCGGTCATTACTGCCGTGGGCATGGTTTCCCATGTACCGGTCATGATCGCAGCCATCGTCGTTGCCGTGCTGGTGATGATGCTGTGCGCTGGCGCCATCAGCAATTTCATCGACAAGCACCCGTCGCTGAAGATGCTCGCGCTGTCGTTCCTGATCGTGGTGGGCACCGTGCTGATCGCCGAATCGTTCGATGTGCATGTACCGAAAGGCTACGTCTACTTCGCCATGGCCTTCTCCCTGGCAGTGGAAGCCATCAACATCAAAATGCGCACCGCCATGGCTCGCAAGCAGGGCAAGGAACATGACCCCGTGAAGCTGCGCAAGGACATTCCGGGTCAATAA
- a CDS encoding Na/Pi cotransporter family protein translates to MLTLLNLLSAVALLVWGTHIVRTGILRVFGSNLRRVLSQNMTRQPMAFIAGILVTAMVQSSNATAMLVTSFVSQGLMAMTPALAIMLGADVGTALMARVLTFDLSWLSPLLVFIGVIFFLSRKQTRLGQLGRVAIGLGLIILALELIVQAAAPITHAQGVKVLFASLTGDILLDALVGALFAMITYSSLAAVLLTATLAGAEVISLPVAIGLVVGANIGSGLLAFISTSMQNASGRRVALGSLLYKMIGLLLIIPVLHPLVEWMDSLSFSPQELVIGFHLLYNTLRCLLMLPTVKLMGRLCNSLLPERENGNGQIRPRHLDTTALGTPSLALANAARETLRLGDIVDSLLEAMLGALRGTQTAVPQQVRALGEDAEALYSAIKLYLAQMTREDLSDQDNRRWAEIIELAINLKLACDLIERMLRKVQQQKTSQRREFSQVGLEELTGLQEQLLANLRLGLSVFLSADPESAHLLLREKRRFRAQERRLAHAHVSRLQRKVLQSIETSSLHLELIADMKRLNSLFCSSAYVVLGGSDTGGLMLDSVPDEARLP, encoded by the coding sequence ATGCTGACCCTGCTCAACCTGCTCTCCGCCGTGGCATTGCTGGTGTGGGGCACACATATCGTGCGTACCGGCATCCTGCGGGTGTTCGGTTCCAACCTGCGCCGTGTACTGAGCCAGAACATGACCCGGCAGCCGATGGCCTTCATCGCCGGCATCCTGGTGACCGCCATGGTGCAAAGCAGCAACGCCACCGCCATGCTGGTGACGTCTTTCGTCAGCCAGGGCTTGATGGCGATGACCCCGGCCCTGGCGATCATGCTCGGGGCCGATGTCGGGACCGCGCTGATGGCCCGGGTACTGACCTTCGACCTGTCATGGCTGTCGCCGCTGCTGGTGTTCATCGGCGTGATCTTCTTCCTGTCACGCAAACAGACGCGTCTTGGCCAGTTGGGCAGGGTGGCGATCGGCCTGGGCCTGATCATCCTGGCACTTGAACTGATCGTCCAGGCCGCCGCGCCCATTACCCATGCTCAGGGCGTGAAAGTGCTGTTTGCCTCACTCACTGGCGACATTCTGCTCGACGCCCTGGTTGGCGCGCTGTTCGCCATGATCACCTATTCCAGCCTGGCCGCCGTGCTGCTCACCGCCACCTTGGCCGGCGCCGAAGTGATCAGCCTGCCGGTGGCCATCGGTTTGGTGGTGGGCGCCAACATCGGCAGCGGTCTGCTGGCCTTCATCAGCACCAGCATGCAGAACGCCTCAGGGCGACGAGTGGCGTTGGGCAGCCTGCTGTACAAAATGATTGGCCTGCTGCTGATCATCCCGGTGTTGCATCCCCTGGTGGAGTGGATGGATAGCCTCAGTTTCAGCCCTCAGGAACTGGTGATCGGCTTCCACCTGCTCTACAACACGCTGCGCTGCCTGCTCATGCTGCCCACCGTCAAGCTCATGGGCCGGCTGTGCAACAGCCTGCTACCCGAGCGTGAAAACGGCAACGGCCAGATCCGCCCACGTCATCTCGACACCACAGCCCTGGGCACGCCCAGCCTGGCCCTGGCCAACGCCGCCCGGGAAACCCTGCGCCTGGGCGATATCGTCGACAGCCTGCTCGAAGCGATGCTTGGCGCGCTGCGTGGCACCCAAACCGCCGTGCCGCAGCAGGTCCGGGCCCTGGGTGAAGATGCCGAGGCCCTGTACAGCGCGATCAAGCTGTACCTGGCGCAAATGACCCGCGAGGACTTGAGCGACCAGGACAACCGCCGCTGGGCCGAGATCATCGAACTGGCAATCAACCTGAAGCTGGCCTGCGACCTGATAGAACGCATGCTGCGCAAAGTCCAGCAACAGAAAACCAGTCAACGCCGGGAGTTTTCCCAAGTCGGCCTGGAGGAGCTGACAGGCTTGCAGGAACAGTTGCTGGCCAACTTGCGCCTTGGCCTTTCGGTGTTTCTCAGCGCCGACCCCGAGAGTGCCCACCTGCTGTTACGCGAGAAACGCCGCTTCCGAGCCCAGGAACGACGCCTGGCCCATGCCCATGTCAGCCGACTGCAACGCAAGGTGCTACAAAGTATCGAAACCAGTTCGCTACACTTGGAGCTGATCGCTGACATGAAGCGGTTGAACTCTTTGTTCTGCAGCAGTGCCTATGTGGTACTGGGCGGTTCGGACACCGGCGGGCTGATGCTCGACAGTGTGCCGGACGAAGCCCGCTTGCCCTGA
- a CDS encoding pitrilysin family protein — protein MRCLMFLCLLICSLPTLALDRSRVEGYLLPNGLQVILKSGYERDHVAIRLVVGVGLDDFDCEQKELPHLLEHLLFSGIDETGEGGLEERLQALGGEWNAYTSSADTTFVIETPARNQRKVLDLLLAVIRDTRIDAKALATAKRIIEREDGGHYGHLQRWLDRQDIGHPASDQLAVELGLKCPERSNLDDMTLEQVQALRERWYAANNMTLIMVGGLDRLLPAYLERTYGELPATEPEERRNLDSISQPAEQRRDLINGWLGDSVKLHWLFIEPVLDNDHQATLDLLSRYLDWAVYDQMRLRHGLSYGPTVQRESFGDSGMLSLNADLEREDIDKATKVMQQLLDHLRKEGLDPDTFARIKDAAVAKESWSTQGNSALADYYWGALNDYNNGRFADPTRKLRQVTLEQANEALKALLKDQGYLRIEKPLLGYDELYGLIALLLGLILALGLLRRRRHAAKRPSGATRQQ, from the coding sequence ATGCGTTGCCTGATGTTCCTTTGCCTGCTGATCTGCAGTCTGCCCACGCTAGCCCTCGATCGGTCGCGGGTTGAGGGTTATCTGTTACCCAATGGCCTGCAGGTGATCCTGAAATCTGGCTACGAACGCGATCATGTGGCCATTCGCCTGGTGGTGGGCGTCGGCCTGGACGACTTCGACTGCGAGCAGAAGGAATTGCCGCACCTGCTCGAACATCTGCTGTTCAGCGGTATCGACGAAACCGGCGAGGGTGGACTCGAAGAGCGCCTGCAGGCACTGGGCGGGGAGTGGAATGCATACACCAGCAGCGCCGACACCACCTTCGTCATCGAAACGCCAGCACGCAACCAGCGCAAGGTTCTCGACCTGCTGCTGGCCGTCATCCGTGACACCCGGATCGACGCCAAGGCGCTGGCCACGGCCAAGCGCATCATCGAGCGCGAAGATGGCGGCCATTATGGCCACCTGCAGCGTTGGCTCGACCGTCAGGACATCGGCCACCCCGCCAGTGACCAGCTGGCCGTCGAGCTGGGCCTGAAATGCCCAGAGCGCTCCAATCTCGACGACATGACCCTGGAGCAGGTCCAGGCCCTGCGCGAGCGCTGGTACGCGGCCAACAACATGACACTGATCATGGTCGGTGGACTGGACCGATTGCTGCCGGCCTACCTCGAGCGCACCTATGGCGAGTTGCCGGCCACCGAACCCGAGGAGCGCCGCAACCTCGACAGCATCAGCCAGCCAGCGGAGCAACGTCGCGATCTCATCAATGGCTGGCTTGGCGACAGCGTCAAACTGCACTGGTTGTTCATCGAGCCGGTTCTGGACAACGACCACCAGGCTACCCTCGACCTGCTCTCGCGCTACCTGGACTGGGCCGTGTACGACCAGATGCGCCTGCGCCACGGCCTGTCCTACGGCCCCACGGTTCAACGTGAGAGCTTCGGTGACAGCGGCATGCTCAGCCTCAATGCCGACCTTGAGCGCGAAGACATCGACAAGGCGACCAAGGTGATGCAACAACTGCTGGATCACCTGCGCAAGGAAGGCCTGGACCCCGACACCTTCGCGCGCATCAAGGACGCAGCCGTCGCCAAGGAAAGCTGGAGCACTCAGGGCAACAGTGCCTTGGCCGACTACTACTGGGGGGCGCTCAACGACTACAACAACGGGCGCTTCGCCGACCCGACACGCAAACTGCGCCAGGTGACGCTGGAGCAGGCCAATGAAGCCTTGAAGGCTTTGCTCAAGGATCAAGGCTATCTGCGTATCGAGAAGCCGTTGCTGGGGTATGACGAACTGTATGGCCTGATTGCCTTGCTATTGGGGCTGATACTGGCGTTGGGGTTGCTGCGTCGACGCCGTCACGCAGCGAAGCGACCAAGCGGTGCTACACGGCAGCAGTGA
- a CDS encoding DUF5924 family protein, with amino-acid sequence MPPIPHFVQRVIELLKRYPGIIALGGFLSGIGSFILVDRQAGLASWVAILMLVSWVWLMLENTLTGLFARTFNREIPQPLLRYATQMIHQESLFFVLPFFFITTTWNSGQLVFTGLLGAAGLISIIDPLYYKWLAPRRWLFLALHTLTLFAALLTALPIILHLTTAQSFKLALIAAMVLSFPSLASSFPIKTWRRGVALVLVTLAVGGGGWLMRSWVPPATLWMTEVAVSTEVLNRQPGDSLDEIAASRIRSSGLYAYTAINAPRGLNERIYHVWQKDGKEVDRIALDIHGGRKEGYRAWTHKQNFPPNPVGKWQVRVLTEDGQVIGVLRFKVVDDAAP; translated from the coding sequence ATGCCCCCAATACCCCACTTCGTGCAGCGCGTCATCGAACTGCTCAAACGCTACCCTGGCATCATCGCGCTCGGCGGTTTTCTCTCCGGTATCGGCAGCTTCATCCTGGTGGACCGGCAGGCCGGCCTGGCCAGCTGGGTCGCCATTCTCATGCTGGTCAGCTGGGTCTGGCTGATGCTCGAGAACACCCTCACCGGCCTTTTCGCCCGCACTTTCAACCGCGAAATCCCTCAGCCTCTGCTGCGCTACGCGACGCAGATGATCCACCAGGAAAGCCTGTTCTTCGTCCTGCCGTTCTTTTTCATCACCACCACCTGGAACAGCGGACAACTGGTCTTCACCGGCCTGCTGGGCGCCGCCGGGCTGATTTCGATCATCGACCCGCTGTACTACAAGTGGTTAGCCCCGCGCCGCTGGCTGTTCCTCGCGCTGCACACACTGACGCTGTTCGCCGCACTGCTCACCGCATTGCCGATCATCCTTCACCTGACCACCGCGCAAAGCTTCAAGCTGGCATTGATTGCAGCCATGGTGCTGTCGTTCCCGAGCCTGGCCAGCAGTTTCCCGATCAAAACCTGGAGGCGAGGCGTGGCACTGGTACTGGTGACCCTGGCCGTGGGCGGCGGTGGATGGCTGATGCGCTCCTGGGTGCCGCCAGCGACATTGTGGATGACCGAAGTGGCCGTGAGCACTGAAGTGCTGAACCGCCAGCCTGGCGACTCTCTGGATGAGATTGCCGCCAGCCGTATCCGCAGCAGCGGCTTGTACGCCTATACCGCGATCAACGCACCGCGGGGTCTGAACGAGCGGATCTACCATGTGTGGCAAAAAGATGGCAAAGAGGTCGACCGAATCGCCCTGGACATCCACGGGGGACGCAAGGAAGGCTATCGGGCCTGGACCCACAAGCAGAACTTCCCACCTAATCCGGTCGGCAAATGGCAGGTGAGGGTGCTGACTGAGGACGGCCAAGTAATTGGCGTGCTGCGCTTCAAGGTGGTGGACGACGCAGCTCCGTAA
- a CDS encoding MlaE family lipid ABC transporter permease subunit, with the protein MEPMTTPSATLDTSCQPACLRIAGDWTLAHYASLKRESERLRTEYGADTIADLSQLGRLDTAGASLLAELLGSERLSHCTDNLPEASRALLKNVYCSVQDYCIPVKEPERPVLLQLLERIGRAVDTLWQDTRQLLGFVGLILETLLLRFFQPHRWRVTPVVAHIEQTGLDAAPIVALLTFLVGAVVAFLGATVLADFGATVFTVDLVAFSFLREFGVLLTAILMAGRTASAFTAQIGSMKANEEIDAIRTLGLNPIELLVVPRVLALLIALPLLTFLAMICGIVGGAVVCALTLDISPAMFLSLLQSDIGVQHFLVGLAKAPFFAFLIAAIGCLEGFKVSGSAESVGAHTTSSVVQSIFVVIVLDAVAALFCMEMGW; encoded by the coding sequence ATGGAGCCTATGACCACCCCCAGCGCCACCCTGGACACCAGTTGCCAACCGGCTTGCCTACGCATCGCCGGTGACTGGACCCTGGCCCACTACGCCAGCCTCAAGCGCGAGAGCGAGCGCCTGCGTACGGAATATGGTGCCGACACCATTGCCGATCTCAGCCAGTTGGGGCGTCTGGACACCGCCGGAGCCTCCCTGCTGGCCGAGCTGCTCGGCTCAGAGCGGCTATCACACTGTACCGACAACCTGCCCGAAGCCAGCCGCGCCTTGCTCAAGAACGTCTATTGCTCGGTGCAGGACTACTGCATTCCGGTCAAAGAGCCGGAACGCCCGGTCTTGCTGCAACTGCTGGAGCGTATCGGGCGAGCCGTGGACACCCTCTGGCAGGACACCCGGCAGTTACTCGGCTTTGTTGGGCTGATCCTGGAAACCCTGCTGCTGCGCTTCTTCCAGCCTCACCGCTGGCGCGTCACCCCCGTGGTCGCACATATCGAGCAAACCGGCCTGGACGCAGCACCCATCGTGGCCTTGCTGACGTTCCTGGTAGGGGCGGTGGTGGCGTTCCTCGGCGCCACGGTGCTGGCGGACTTCGGCGCAACTGTGTTCACCGTGGACCTGGTGGCGTTTTCCTTCCTGCGTGAATTTGGCGTGCTGCTGACTGCCATCCTCATGGCTGGGCGAACAGCCAGTGCGTTCACTGCGCAAATCGGCTCGATGAAGGCCAACGAGGAAATCGACGCCATCCGCACCCTTGGGCTGAACCCGATCGAACTGCTGGTGGTACCGCGAGTACTAGCCTTGCTGATAGCTCTGCCGTTGCTGACCTTCCTCGCGATGATCTGCGGCATCGTCGGCGGCGCCGTGGTCTGCGCCCTGACGCTGGATATCTCACCCGCGATGTTCCTGTCGTTGCTGCAAAGCGATATCGGTGTGCAGCACTTCCTCGTCGGGCTGGCCAAAGCGCCGTTCTTCGCCTTCCTGATCGCCGCCATCGGTTGCCTGGAAGGCTTCAAGGTCAGCGGCAGCGCCGAGTCGGTCGGCGCACACACCACCTCCAGCGTGGTTCAGTCGATCTTCGTGGTCATCGTGCTGGATGCGGTGGCGGCCTTGTTCTGCATGGAGATGGGCTGGTGA
- a CDS encoding ABC transporter ATP-binding protein, whose protein sequence is MSGRDAVIEARGICNRFGSQSVHENLDLDLYRGEILAVVGGSGSGKSVLLRSIIGLRRPNEGQVKVFGQDLASLNDSQRSQVERRFGVLFQKGALFSSLTVTENVALPLIEHAGLSRADAEHLAGVKLALAGLPISAADKYPSSLSGGMIKRAALARALALDPDILFLDEPTAGLDPIGAAAFDQLILTLRDALGLSVFLITHDLDTLYTITDRVAVLSQKKVLVAGPLAEVEQTDDPWIHEYFHGPRGRAAEHAAASAVQER, encoded by the coding sequence GTGAGTGGCCGGGATGCAGTGATCGAAGCGCGGGGCATCTGCAACCGCTTTGGCAGCCAGAGCGTGCACGAAAACCTCGACCTCGACCTCTACCGTGGCGAGATCCTTGCGGTAGTCGGCGGCTCGGGTAGCGGCAAGTCGGTGCTGTTACGCAGCATCATCGGCCTGCGCAGGCCCAACGAAGGGCAGGTCAAGGTGTTTGGCCAGGACCTGGCCAGCCTCAATGACAGCCAGCGCTCACAGGTTGAGCGGCGCTTCGGCGTTCTGTTCCAGAAGGGCGCCTTGTTCTCTTCGCTGACCGTGACTGAGAACGTCGCCCTGCCATTGATCGAGCACGCGGGCCTTTCCCGCGCCGATGCCGAGCACTTGGCCGGGGTCAAACTGGCGCTGGCAGGGCTGCCGATTTCAGCCGCCGACAAATACCCGTCGTCGCTGTCCGGCGGCATGATCAAGCGCGCCGCATTGGCCCGTGCCTTGGCGCTGGACCCGGACATCCTGTTCCTCGACGAGCCCACCGCTGGCCTCGACCCCATTGGCGCCGCGGCCTTCGACCAGCTGATCCTGACATTGCGCGATGCCTTGGGCTTGTCGGTGTTTCTCATCACCCACGACCTGGACACCCTGTACACCATCACCGACCGTGTAGCGGTGCTGTCGCAAAAGAAGGTGCTGGTGGCAGGGCCGCTGGCCGAGGTCGAGCAGACCGACGACCCCTGGATTCACGAATACTTTCACGGCCCGCGCGGGCGAGCGGCCGAGCACGCCGCCGCCAGCGCGGTGCAGGAGCGCTGA
- a CDS encoding MlaD family protein — translation METRAHHVLIGLVTVIVVAGAMLFGLWLTKSSVDDAFKDYEVVFKEAVSGLSRGSPVQYNGIKVGDVTSLRLDPKDPRRVLARVRLSGDTPVKEDTQAKLTLAGVTGNSFIQLSGGTPKSPELKGKDGKLPVIIASPSPISRLLNDSSDLVTNINMLLHNANQMFSESNIDRLSNTLANLEQTTGAFASHKGGIAQAIEQLAEVGKQASATLAETQALMRNANGLLGNEGKQAIGSAEQAMQSLADSTATINNLLKDNREALDGGAQGLNQLAPAIRELRETLNALKGISRRLEADPSGYLLGRDNNKEFQP, via the coding sequence ATGGAAACTCGAGCTCATCATGTCCTGATCGGCCTGGTCACCGTCATCGTGGTGGCCGGTGCCATGCTGTTTGGCCTATGGCTGACCAAGTCCAGCGTCGACGACGCGTTCAAGGACTACGAAGTGGTCTTCAAGGAAGCCGTATCCGGCCTGTCCCGGGGCAGCCCGGTGCAGTACAACGGCATCAAGGTCGGTGATGTCACCAGCCTGCGCCTGGACCCCAAGGACCCGCGCCGCGTCCTGGCCCGCGTGCGCCTGAGCGGCGACACCCCGGTCAAGGAAGACACCCAGGCCAAGCTGACCCTGGCCGGGGTGACCGGCAACTCGTTCATCCAGCTCAGCGGCGGCACCCCGAAAAGCCCCGAGCTCAAAGGCAAGGACGGCAAGCTGCCGGTCATCATCGCCTCGCCGTCGCCCATTTCACGCCTGCTCAACGACAGCAGTGATCTGGTCACCAACATCAACATGCTGCTGCACAATGCCAACCAGATGTTCTCGGAAAGCAACATCGACCGACTGAGCAACACCCTGGCCAACCTGGAGCAGACCACCGGTGCCTTTGCCAGCCATAAAGGCGGCATTGCCCAGGCCATCGAGCAGTTGGCCGAGGTCGGCAAGCAGGCCAGCGCCACCTTGGCCGAGACCCAGGCCCTGATGCGCAACGCCAACGGCCTGCTGGGCAATGAAGGCAAACAGGCCATCGGCAGCGCCGAGCAGGCCATGCAATCGCTGGCCGATAGCACTGCCACCATCAACAACCTGCTCAAGGACAACCGCGAAGCCCTCGACGGCGGTGCCCAGGGGCTCAACCAGCTGGCCCCCGCCATTCGCGAGCTGCGTGAAACGCTCAACGCGCTCAAGGGCATTTCCCGGCGCCTGGAGGCAGACCCGAGCGGCTACCTGCTGGGCCGCGACAACAACAAGGAGTTCCAGCCATGA
- a CDS encoding ABC-type transport auxiliary lipoprotein family protein, giving the protein MKPSLRLMALAATLSLATACSVLPKTEPVDTYRLPVNQASRSTTPVDWSLRLNKPLASEVLAGPRIAVIPQGDVISSYKGARWSDPTPLLVRNRLLDGFQRDGRVQRLSADDSNLQADYELAGELLAYQSEYRPGGGVEVVIRYDARLVQGRSQRILASKRFEIRQPLTGTQVSTVVTGFGVASDQLAQQVVDWTVAQAKNQ; this is encoded by the coding sequence ATGAAACCGTCGCTGCGCCTGATGGCCTTGGCCGCCACGCTGAGCCTGGCCACGGCCTGCTCGGTCCTGCCGAAAACCGAACCTGTGGATACATACCGCCTGCCCGTGAACCAGGCCAGCCGCAGCACTACGCCGGTGGACTGGTCTTTGCGACTGAACAAGCCGCTGGCCAGTGAAGTGTTGGCCGGGCCTCGCATCGCAGTAATCCCCCAAGGTGATGTGATCAGCAGCTACAAGGGTGCTCGCTGGAGCGATCCGACGCCGCTGCTGGTACGCAACCGTCTGCTCGATGGATTCCAGCGTGATGGCCGGGTCCAGCGCTTGAGTGCCGACGACAGCAACCTGCAAGCCGATTACGAGCTGGCCGGCGAGCTGCTGGCCTATCAAAGCGAATACCGCCCAGGCGGTGGAGTGGAGGTGGTGATCCGTTATGACGCACGGCTGGTCCAGGGTCGCAGCCAGCGCATCCTCGCCAGCAAGCGCTTCGAGATCCGCCAGCCACTGACCGGCACCCAGGTTTCAACCGTGGTCACAGGCTTTGGTGTGGCCAGCGACCAACTGGCCCAGCAAGTGGTCGACTGGACAGTGGCTCAGGCGAAGAACCAGTAG
- a CDS encoding nucleoside recognition domain-containing protein: protein MLNGLWLGFFLVAAVSALAQWLVGGNAGIFAAMVESIFAMAKLSVEVMVLLFGTLTLWLGFLKIAEKAGIVEWLAKVLGPLFARLMPEVPPGHPALGLITMNFAANGLGLDNAATPIGLKAMRALQELNPSSTTATNAQILFLVLNASSLTLLPVTIFMYRAQQGAPDPTMVFLPILLATSVSTLVGLLSVAVMQRLRLWDPVVLAYLVPGALLLGAFMAFLGTLSAAALASLSSILGNLTLFGVIILFLVVGALKRVKVYEAFVEGAKEGFDVAKSLLPYLVAMLVAVGVLRASGALELALDGIRHAVNWMGLDTRFVEGLPTALVKPFSGSAARAMLIETMQTQGVDSFPALVAATIQGSTETTFYVLAVYFGAVGIQRVRHAVGCALLAELSGVIAAIFVCYWFFA from the coding sequence ATGCTCAACGGCCTTTGGCTCGGCTTTTTCCTGGTGGCGGCGGTTTCCGCCCTGGCCCAATGGCTGGTGGGTGGCAACGCTGGCATCTTCGCCGCGATGGTCGAGAGCATCTTTGCCATGGCCAAGCTGTCGGTCGAAGTCATGGTCCTGCTGTTCGGCACCCTGACGCTCTGGCTGGGCTTCCTGAAGATCGCCGAAAAGGCCGGTATCGTCGAGTGGCTGGCCAAGGTCCTCGGCCCGCTGTTCGCACGGCTGATGCCGGAAGTACCGCCCGGGCACCCTGCTCTGGGCCTGATTACCATGAACTTCGCCGCCAATGGCCTGGGCCTGGACAACGCGGCCACGCCAATCGGCCTGAAGGCCATGCGTGCCCTGCAGGAGCTGAACCCCAGCAGCACCACGGCGACCAATGCGCAAATCCTGTTCCTGGTGCTCAACGCGTCTTCGCTGACGTTGTTGCCGGTGACCATTTTCATGTACCGCGCCCAGCAAGGCGCCCCCGACCCTACGATGGTGTTCCTGCCCATTCTGTTGGCGACCAGCGTTTCTACCCTGGTCGGCCTGCTGTCGGTCGCGGTGATGCAACGTCTGCGCCTCTGGGACCCGGTGGTGCTCGCTTACCTGGTCCCAGGTGCGTTGCTGCTGGGGGCGTTCATGGCATTTCTCGGCACCCTGTCAGCCGCGGCCTTGGCAAGCCTCTCCTCGATCTTGGGCAACCTCACGCTGTTTGGTGTGATCATTCTGTTTCTGGTGGTCGGTGCGCTGAAGCGGGTGAAGGTGTACGAAGCCTTCGTCGAGGGCGCCAAAGAGGGCTTCGACGTCGCCAAAAGCTTGCTGCCGTACTTGGTGGCGATGCTGGTGGCGGTCGGCGTGCTGCGCGCCTCTGGGGCCCTGGAATTGGCGCTGGACGGCATTCGTCATGCCGTGAACTGGATGGGGTTGGACACCCGCTTCGTTGAGGGCCTGCCCACCGCGTTGGTCAAGCCGTTTTCTGGCAGTGCGGCTCGCGCCATGTTGATCGAGACCATGCAGACCCAAGGTGTGGACAGTTTCCCGGCATTGGTTGCTGCGACTATTCAGGGCAGTACCGAAACGACCTTCTACGTACTGGCGGTGTATTTCGGCGCGGTCGGCATCCAGCGGGTGCGCCACGCGGTTGGCTGCGCACTGCTGGCTGAACTGTCTGGCGTGATCGCGGCGATCTTCGTTTGCTACTGGTTCTTCGCCTGA